AGTTTATGTATTGACAGTGAGAAGTACAGATCAGCGCTATTTGAAAGCTCGTAAGCTGGTTGCCGTTTCTGATATTGGGCTTATTGCTAAAAGAGGAGGTAATTCAATTACGGTTTTTGCTAACTCTGTAATGACTACGGAGCCTTTGGCAGATGTGGAAGTCACATTGGTAAGTACCAACAATCAGGAAGTCTATACACTGAAAACGAATGCTTCTGGTGTAGCACAGTTTAAGGATCTGAAGTCTACGGTACCGGGTTTTGATGTGAATATGTTATTGGCTAAAAAAGGCAATGACTTTAACTATATGCACTTCAGACAGACTGAGGTTGAGAAATATCGCTATGAGGTTGGTGGTATGCGTAGCAATGTGACAGGGCTAATGGCTTACCTGTATGGTGATAGAAACTTGTACCGTCCTGGTGAGACGATTCACCTGAAGACAGTAGTTAGGGACAGTCAATGGAAAGCGGTACAGGACTTACCAATCAAGTTGAAAGTGCTGATGCCTGATGGTAATGAGTTTGTTTCCGAGAAGGCTGAGCTGAATAAGCAGGGTACGTATGAGACAGATGTAAAACTACCAGCTTCTACGATTACAGGTACATATAGCGTAGAGTTACATACAGCGAATGATGTGCTTTTAAGTAGCTATAAGGTTAGTGTAGAAGAGTTTATGCCTGACCGAATTAAGGTCAATGTAAATACAGATAAGGAATCGCTGAAAACAGAAGAAGCGTTAGTGCTGAAAGCACAAGCTTTGAATTTGTTTGGACCACCTGCTGCAGGAAGAAATTATGAAGTGGAAATGCAACTCAGTAAGCAGTATTTTTCTCCTAAAGACCTGCGTGAATATGATTTCTCTTTGAAAGGAATGGATAACCTTCGCTTTGAAAAGGAATATCGTGAAGGTCAGACCGACAATGAAGGTAACCTTGAAGAGCAGTTTGCAATCGCTAAGAACTTTAAGAATAAAGGTCTATTAGAAGGGAAAATATATACCACTGTTTTTGATGAAACGGGAAGACCTGTTAACAGGATCACTCGCTTCGAGGTGGTTACACAGGATGTGTTTGTTGGTATCAAGAACACAGACAGGTACATCAAAGCTAGAAGCCAAATGCAAGTACCTCTTGTGGCGGTCAACCATACAGGGAAAGTGTATAAGTCAGCCAAAGCAAGATTGAAATTAATCAAGTACGATTGGCAATCTGTATTGGAGCGAAACAACTATGGCAGGTACCGCTATGTATCCAATAAGAAGGAAAGAGTAATTGCAGATAAGCAGATCTCACTGAATGGCTCAGGTTCTTCATATTCATTTGTGCCACAAGAGTCAGGAGAATATGAGCTGAGAGTCTATGCAGAAGGTTCGGATACCTATGTAAGTAGAGAATTTTATGCTTACGGATGGGGTAGTACTACCAACTCTTCATTTGAAGTAGATAAGGAAGGGCGTATTTCAATGGAACTGGATAAGGAGAACTATGAAATTGGTGAAACTGCTAATGTCTTGTTCAAAGCACCATTCTCTGGGAAACTGCTGGTAACAGTTGAGCGTGAAGAAGTCTTGGATCATTTTGTCATTGATACAGAAAAGAAATCGGCAACGCTGCAACTCCCAATCAAAGAAAGCTATTTGCCAAATGCATATATCTCTGCAACATTGATTAAGCCATTAACCGATGATGCTATACCACTGACCGTAGCACATGGTATTGAGCCAATCAATGTGAAAAACTCGGAGAAGCAGATTCAGCTGACGGTAGAAGCTCCTGAAAAGTCACGCTCACGTAAGCAGCAGGAAATTACGATTAAATCTTCTTTGGAGGAATCAGATATTGAAGTAACGGTAGCGGTAGTGGATGAAGGTGTATTGCAGATCAAAAACTATCAGTCACCAGATCCTTTCAGTTATTTCTTCCAGAAAAGAGCGTTGGAAGTGAACTCTTATGATTTGTATCCAAAGCTATTCCCTGAACTGAAACCTCAAGCCGCAAGGTTTGGTGCAGGAGCCTTTGCGGATGAGATGGGAAAACGCGTGAACCCACTTTCAAACAAAAGGGTAAAACTGGTTTCTTTCTGGAGTGGAACGCTCAAGACAGACAGTGATGGAGAAGTAACATACAAGATAGATGTTCCGGAGTTTTCAGGAAGTCTTCGTGTAATGGCTGTAGCAGTAAAAGGAGATGCATTTGGTGCAGGTTCGGCCCATATTACAGTAGCAGACCCATTGGTAGTTAGTACGGCATTGCCAAGGTTTATGAGTCCTTCTGATAAGGTAAAGATGCCTGTCACGCTTACGAATACAACAGATAAGGCAATGAAGGTCGATGCTTCTTTTGAATTGGAGGGAGCATTGAAAAATGAAGGAGATAGTAAAGAAAGTGTTACCATACCTGCCAATAGTGAGAAGTTGATTAACTTTGAGTTGAGTGCTGCAAAAGCAATAGGGACAGGTAAGGTAAAGGTGATTGCTAAAACAAATGGCGAGAACTTTATCAGTGAAACAGACCTGACGGTAAGACCTTCCACATCATTGCTGAAGGCAAGTGGTGCAGGTGTTGTGGATGCAGGAAAGACAGCTAAGGTTGATTTGAAGCGAGATTATCTGGATACTTCCATCAAAGGAAAGCTGTTGGTAAGTAAATCACCTGTGGTTCAGTTTGCAGATAACCTTGATTATTTGCTTAGGTATCCATACGGATGTGTAGAGCAGACTGTGTCCGCAGTGTTCCCTCAACTTTATTTTGCAGACCTATCCAATGTGTTGGGGCAAGGAAGTGAGTCAACTAAAGCCAATGCCGATTATAATATAAAGGAAGCTATCAACAAGCTAAAGACAATGCAGCTTTACAGTGGTGGACTTTCTTATTGGCAAGGAGGCTCTTATGAGAGTTGGTGGGGGAGTGTTTACGCTGCCCATTTCTTGCAAGAGGCTTCTAAGGCAGGGTATCATGTGGATAAAAAATTATTGGACAAGCTCTATGCTTACCTGAAAGGAAGACTGAAGCAAAAGAGAACGCATAAGTATTATTACTATGTAAGTGGCTCACGATATGAGAGAGAGGTGGCTTCAAGAGAAGTGTTCTATTCTATGTATGTATTGGCAAATATGGGGTATCACGATCTAGCTACCATGAACTATTACAAGGCAAAACCTGAATTGTTGACAACAGATTCTAAATACCTGTTGGCTTCAACTTACCTTTTGTCAGGAGATATGAAAAGTTACCGAACTGTCTTGCCAGCTGCTTTTGGAAAGGAGAAAACGGAAAAAGAGTTTGGTGGTAGTTTCGCTTCATTTATCCGAGATAGGGCATTGGTGTTGAATGTAATGCTTGAGGCTGATCCAAATAATGCTCAGATAGGTTCATTGGCACGTGAGCTTACACAGGAAATGAAAAACAGCAAGTATCTTTCTACACAGGAAAGCGCTTTTGGAATGCTGGCACTAGGTAAATTTACCCGTAAAAATGAATCAAGTAATGTGACAGGGGTGGTAAGCGCTGATGGTAAAAAAGTAGATTCATTTAATGGAAATGACTTAGTAGCAAAAGAGGGAGTGTTGGGCAAGCAGGTTGAAATTAAGGCAGAAGGTGCTGGAAAACTTTATTACTTCTGGGAAATGGAAGGTCTGAGTACAACAGGAGAGTTTAAGGAGGGAGATAGCCAATTGAAAGTGAGAAGAAGTTTCCTTGATAGAAATGGTAACCAGATAAGTGCTGATGCCTTTAATCAAAATGACTTGATTGTAGTGAAGATTACTTTGGAAACTGATGGTAGAAATGTAGAGAATGTAGTAGTTACAGACATGTTGCCAGCAGGTTTTGAAGTGGAAAACCCAAGAATCAGTCAAGTACCTGGAATGGAGTGGGCAAAAGGAAGTGCGCCTGAGCATTCTGACTTTAGAGATGATCGAGTTAACTTCTTTACTACAGCCACAAGTAAGCCTAAGGATTACTACTATGTAGTAAGGGCTGTTTCCAAAGGTGAGTTTAGAATGGGACCAGTCAGTGCAGATGCCATGTACAATGGCGAGTACCACTCCTACCATGGAGCAGGTAAGGTAACTGTCCAATAAATTATAAAAATGATAGAATAAATATAAGATTCCGCTTCCCTTTGGAAGCGGAATTTTTTGTTTGTATACTGCTGACTTTTTGGGAGTAAGAGGAAAATGCATAGCATGCAGATTAGATTAGCCTTTGTAATCTTATTTTTAGCCTGCTCTGTTACAGTCAGAGGGCAGTACATGCTACGA
This portion of the Limibacter armeniacum genome encodes:
- a CDS encoding alpha-2-macroglobulin family protein, with protein sequence MMTIQKLFKTLLVLFGALWLTACSTLNSNQARVTYRNFDEEIDLKQNLTFMFDREVAEPVYIGDWLDDELIKFEPAVVGKFRWKSGKELEFSPEQGFMPSTDYKAEFTEAFFKQAAGTKIEKESSRFAFHTPYLTLQNTDIFWTMGQQGEPEVRMNLNFNYKVSPQELDKLLKVKTSDKEAPYKLNTTADGQTIQIALVGSGKMEKQPLKVEIAKGLGTTESAYKADDILFESEVPSREKFKVLRAESEYHQGQYIVHIHTNQGVGVEEVKPFVKVVPKLPFEIEKLDYGFLVKGNFEMGKEYKLVVDKGLKGVFQDKLGTDFTQDVMFGNVDPSIGFGDSKAIYLNKKGVRQVGVKIVNVKEIEVAVHKIYKNNLLAYLRDNGHLGSYYDENYYYTDFGKYGDEIFNETIETKALKEAEGQYLIDLNIPDSKPFEGVYVLTVRSTDQRYLKARKLVAVSDIGLIAKRGGNSITVFANSVMTTEPLADVEVTLVSTNNQEVYTLKTNASGVAQFKDLKSTVPGFDVNMLLAKKGNDFNYMHFRQTEVEKYRYEVGGMRSNVTGLMAYLYGDRNLYRPGETIHLKTVVRDSQWKAVQDLPIKLKVLMPDGNEFVSEKAELNKQGTYETDVKLPASTITGTYSVELHTANDVLLSSYKVSVEEFMPDRIKVNVNTDKESLKTEEALVLKAQALNLFGPPAAGRNYEVEMQLSKQYFSPKDLREYDFSLKGMDNLRFEKEYREGQTDNEGNLEEQFAIAKNFKNKGLLEGKIYTTVFDETGRPVNRITRFEVVTQDVFVGIKNTDRYIKARSQMQVPLVAVNHTGKVYKSAKARLKLIKYDWQSVLERNNYGRYRYVSNKKERVIADKQISLNGSGSSYSFVPQESGEYELRVYAEGSDTYVSREFYAYGWGSTTNSSFEVDKEGRISMELDKENYEIGETANVLFKAPFSGKLLVTVEREEVLDHFVIDTEKKSATLQLPIKESYLPNAYISATLIKPLTDDAIPLTVAHGIEPINVKNSEKQIQLTVEAPEKSRSRKQQEITIKSSLEESDIEVTVAVVDEGVLQIKNYQSPDPFSYFFQKRALEVNSYDLYPKLFPELKPQAARFGAGAFADEMGKRVNPLSNKRVKLVSFWSGTLKTDSDGEVTYKIDVPEFSGSLRVMAVAVKGDAFGAGSAHITVADPLVVSTALPRFMSPSDKVKMPVTLTNTTDKAMKVDASFELEGALKNEGDSKESVTIPANSEKLINFELSAAKAIGTGKVKVIAKTNGENFISETDLTVRPSTSLLKASGAGVVDAGKTAKVDLKRDYLDTSIKGKLLVSKSPVVQFADNLDYLLRYPYGCVEQTVSAVFPQLYFADLSNVLGQGSESTKANADYNIKEAINKLKTMQLYSGGLSYWQGGSYESWWGSVYAAHFLQEASKAGYHVDKKLLDKLYAYLKGRLKQKRTHKYYYYVSGSRYEREVASREVFYSMYVLANMGYHDLATMNYYKAKPELLTTDSKYLLASTYLLSGDMKSYRTVLPAAFGKEKTEKEFGGSFASFIRDRALVLNVMLEADPNNAQIGSLARELTQEMKNSKYLSTQESAFGMLALGKFTRKNESSNVTGVVSADGKKVDSFNGNDLVAKEGVLGKQVEIKAEGAGKLYYFWEMEGLSTTGEFKEGDSQLKVRRSFLDRNGNQISADAFNQNDLIVVKITLETDGRNVENVVVTDMLPAGFEVENPRISQVPGMEWAKGSAPEHSDFRDDRVNFFTTATSKPKDYYYVVRAVSKGEFRMGPVSADAMYNGEYHSYHGAGKVTVQ